The genome window GCGATTTGCCGAAGCCCATCGCCTTGCCGCCGCCGCCGCCCTGCATCTGCCGCATCAGGTAGATCCACACGCCCACCAGCAGCAGCATCGGGAACCACGAGATGACGATACTCCAGAAGCTCGGCGAATTCTCGGGCACCGGCTCGGCGACGATCTTCACGCCCGCGGCGCGCAGGGTCGAAACCATGTCGGGGTCGCCCGGCACGTAGGTGGAGAAGCTCTCGCCGCCCGAAAGCTGGCCGGTCACGCGCCGCCCCTGGATCGTCACCGACCGCACCCCGCCCTTGTCGACCATGTTCATGAAGTCGGAATAGGCGAGGGAATTCGCTTCCTGGCGGGTGTCGGAGCCCTGGAACTCGCTGAAGACCGCCAGCAGCAGGATGCCGATGAGGACCCAGAGCGCGATGTTTTTGCCGAAGTTCACGAGAGAACCCCCTGAATTGGTGACGCTGTCCGCCTCCGCCCGGCCTCCCGCGCGTATCGGTTCACCGTCATTACATAAGGTTTGCCGCAACCGGCGCAAGCCAGATCGCGCAGGCGGTGACCCCGGCCGCGGGCGCGAAGCGCGCCGCCGGAACGGCGCGATCATAGCCGCCGAGCGGCGCAAGGCAAACCTCTTCGCCATGGGCGAACACCGGCACCCGCGCGAACGCCGCCGAAGGCGGCGGTTTCTCGCAGGTTCCGAGAGCGGCGAGCGTGCGGCGCAGGGCGTCGCGCTCGGCAGCTCCCTGCGGCGCGCGCAGGCGCGCGAGGTCGTCGGGCGCGGCGGCGAAGCGTTCGTCCCAGCGTCCGCCCGAGAGCGCCGGAGCGGCGCGGTTCTCGCGCAGAATCCACAGGCCGCCGCCGCCGCGCCGGGCGATGCAGCCGCCGAGGGTGGCGACGCCGCCCACGGCGAGGGTGGAGAGCGCGCGTTCGACCACGCCGAGCGGCGGCGCATAGACCCGCCCGCCGACGCAGTACGCCAGACGGGCGAGGAATTCGCGGTCGGCGGCGTCGTCGCGCGGCGCGGCATCCCAGGCGTCCCAGTCGACCCAGGCGTACCCCAGGGGCGAAATCCGCGCCCAGGCGACGATGCGGCGCGCGAGACGGCGCTCCGCATCCATGCGCGCCCGCCCGGCCGCCGCGATGCTGCGGTCCATCGCCGCCGCCTCGGCCTCCGGCAGGCGTTCGAGGCGCTTGCGCACGCGGTTGCGTTCGAACGCATCGGACAGGTTGGAGGGGTCCTCGACCCATGCCTGCCCGAGGGCGCGGCACAGCGCCGCGAGTTCGGACTTGGCGAAGCCGAGCAACGGCCGCAACAGGCGGCAGTCGCGGCGATAATCGAGGGCTGGCATGCCGGCGCGGCCATGGCCGCCGCCGCGTTCCATCCGCATCGCCACGGTTTCGCGCTGGTCGCCCGCGTGGTGGCCGACCACGAGATGCAGCGCCCCGGTTTCGCGGCACACCGAATCCAGCGCCGCATAGCGCGCGCCGCGCGCCGCCGCCTCGACCCCGGTTGCGGGCGCGGGCCCATCCCAGACGAGCGTGCGGTGGAGAATGCCGAGCGCGGCGCACCATGCCCCGACCCGCTCCGCCTCGGCGGCGGATTCGGGGCGCAGGCGATGATCGAAGGTGACGGCGATCACCCGCCCGCCTTGCGCCGCCGCCCAATCGTGGGCCAGCCGCAGGAGCGCCATGCTGTCGACGCCGCCCGAAACCGCCACCACCACCAGCGGCGCGGGTTCGAATCCGCCGAAGCCCGCCATCGTCGCGGCGAAGCGCCGCTCCAGCGCTTCGAGGAGCGGCGCGTCTTCCGCGGCCGGTGCGGCGCGGCTCAGCGGCACTTCATCTCGGTGCGCGCCTTGTTCGCGAGGTCGATCTGGACCTTCGGCGCGCCGCCGAACTCCTTGAGGAACTGCTCCAGCGCCACGCACGCCTTGTCGGTCTGGTTGAGCTTGCGCATCGAGAACCCGAGCTTCAGCAGACTGTCCGGCGCCTTCGGACCCTTGCGATACTTTTTGTAACCGTCGGCGAAGGCAACCGCCGCCTGATCGAACTGACCGCGCACGTAGTAGGTTTCGCCCAGCCAGTACTGGGCGTTGCCCGCGTACTCGGTGTTGCCGTAGGTCTGAAGGAAGGACTTGAAGGCGGTTTCGGCCGCCGGGTAGTCGGCCTTCTTCAGAAGATTGAAGGCATCGCGGTAGGCTTCGGCGGCGTTTTCCGCCGGAGCGGCGACGGGCGGCGCACCCGCCGACCGGGTCTGCCCGAGGATGCCGACGGTGGAGCCGGACACCGGATTGGCCGGCGGCTGCTGCGCCGCGGGCGCACCCTCGGCCGCGCCGGTCGCCGCGCCCGCTCCGCCCTTTTCGAGCGACTGGAAGCGGAAGTCGACGTCGGCCTGCATCCGGTCGAGACGCTGCTGCGTCTGTTCGATCTTGTAGTTGAGCTGCTCGATCTGGCCGGTGAGATCGCGCATCTGCTCCTCGATCTGGCTGACCTTGGAGTAGAGCGACGCCGCGCCCTCCGCCGTCAGATCGCCGCCGCCGCCCGACTGGGTGCTCTGATAGGCCTGGCGCTGCAACAGCTGAAGGTCGCGTTCGAGGCGGTCGACGCGCCCGGCGAGCGCACCGTCCTGCGCCCCGGCCGAAGCCGCGCCGAAAACCAGGGCCGCGGCGAATGCCGCGCAGGCGAGCGGGCGGCGGGCGTCGAAGCGGGTCATCGATTGTCCTTCCGGTGATCTCTGAAAAAACGAAACGCCCGCCATTCGTCGCATGCGAGGAACGGCGGGCGCCCGTCGGATAGCTTCCGCTGGACTTTAGCGGAATGCTTTTACTTCTGCACCACCGTCACGGCGCGACGGTTCTGCGACCAGGCGTACTCGTTCGAGCCCATCACCGCCGGACGCTCCTTGCCGTAGGAGACGGTGGTGATGCGCGCGGCCGCCACACCCTGCGCCTGCAGGAAGTTCTTCACCGCGTTGGCGCGACGCTCGCCGAGGGCGAGGTTGTATTCGCGGGTGCCGCGCTCGTCGGCATGGCCTTCGATGGTGATCTTGGTGTTCGGATAGGTCTTGAGCCACGCGGCCTGACCCATCAGCGACTTCACCGCGGACTCATCGAGGTCCGAACGATCGAGCGCGAAGAACACGCGATCCTTGGCGTTCGCCAGGAAGTGCTCCGGCGAGCCCGGAACCGGCGCGGTCACGGACGACGACGCGGCGCCCTTGCCGGCACCCGAAGTGTCGGCGCTCTCCTGCGGACCACTGGAGCAGGCCGCCACGAGCAGGCTGGCCGCCACGACGCTCAGTACACGAATCTTCATTGCCTTCATCTCCCACTCGGGAATTTTGTTACGATACGGCCACACGGCTGCGGCACGACCGCCGGAAAACCGATTTGGTTGGCCTTTGTATTACTTCAACCCCTTTGGGTCCGCTACAAGAATTCGAATTGTCCTGCAGCGAACCGTCAAAGTGTGGTTTTCGTGCCACAGCCGCCAACCCCCCACCCGGCTCAGGGGATCAACGGCGACCAAGCCGGGTCGGAAGCCGCAGTCGGCGTTACAACCCGACGTTCATTGTAGCC of uncultured Alphaproteobacteria bacterium contains these proteins:
- a CDS encoding conserved exported hypothetical protein (Evidence 4 : Homologs of previously reported genes of unknown function), whose product is MTRFDARRPLACAAFAAALVFGAASAGAQDGALAGRVDRLERDLQLLQRQAYQSTQSGGGGDLTAEGAASLYSKVSQIEEQMRDLTGQIEQLNYKIEQTQQRLDRMQADVDFRFQSLEKGGAGAATGAAEGAPAAQQPPANPVSGSTVGILGQTRSAGAPPVAAPAENAAEAYRDAFNLLKKADYPAAETAFKSFLQTYGNTEYAGNAQYWLGETYYVRGQFDQAAVAFADGYKKYRKGPKAPDSLLKLGFSMRKLNQTDKACVALEQFLKEFGGAPKVQIDLANKARTEMKCR
- the pal gene encoding peptidoglycan-associated outer membrane lipoprotein (Evidence 2a : Function of homologous gene experimentally demonstrated in an other organism; PubMedId : 11173492, 11790745, 2687247; Product type lp : lipoprotein), whose product is MKIRVLSVVAASLLVAACSSGPQESADTSGAGKGAASSSVTAPVPGSPEHFLANAKDRVFFALDRSDLDESAVKSLMGQAAWLKTYPNTKITIEGHADERGTREYNLALGERRANAVKNFLQAQGVAAARITTVSYGKERPAVMGSNEYAWSQNRRAVTVVQK
- a CDS encoding putative tRNA(Ile)-lysidine synthase (Evidence 3 : Function proposed based on presence of conserved amino acid motif, structural feature or limited homology): MPLSRAAPAAEDAPLLEALERRFAATMAGFGGFEPAPLVVVAVSGGVDSMALLRLAHDWAAAQGGRVIAVTFDHRLRPESAAEAERVGAWCAALGILHRTLVWDGPAPATGVEAAARGARYAALDSVCRETGALHLVVGHHAGDQRETVAMRMERGGGHGRAGMPALDYRRDCRLLRPLLGFAKSELAALCRALGQAWVEDPSNLSDAFERNRVRKRLERLPEAEAAAMDRSIAAAGRARMDAERRLARRIVAWARISPLGYAWVDWDAWDAAPRDDAADREFLARLAYCVGGRVYAPPLGVVERALSTLAVGGVATLGGCIARRGGGGLWILRENRAAPALSGGRWDERFAAAPDDLARLRAPQGAAERDALRRTLAALGTCEKPPPSAAFARVPVFAHGEEVCLAPLGGYDRAVPAARFAPAAGVTACAIWLAPVAANLM